The DNA segment GCTTGGCCTTCTGCACGGCATCGAGGATCTCGGGCCAGGCGTCCTTGACCTGTCCGAGAGTGACGGGTGCGTTTGCGGCTGGTGCGGCCGGCTCCGGCACCTCTGCGGGCGGTTGCACTGCTACGGATGCGGCCGCCGGCTGCGCGGCGGTTGGGGCCACCGTCGGCGAAGCGGTCGAGGCTGCGGAGGCAGGCGCGGGCGTCGTCGGCGCCGCCACCGGCTGCGTCGCGGCACGAGCTGCGGGGGCATCGGGCGTTTCGACTCCGGCATCCGTCTCGACTCCGACACGGCGCTCGAGGCGCTCGACCCGGGCGAGGGCGCCGCGGTTCGTCGCGTCGCTTGCGGGGATCAGCACGCGAGCGATCATGAGCTCCAGATGCAACCGGGGCGAAGTCGCGCCGGTCATCTCGGTGAGGGCGGCGTTGACGACGTCGGCGGCGCGACTGAGCTCAGTCGTGCCGAACATCTGCGCCTGCTGGGCCATGTGGTCGAGTTCGTCCTGCGGGATGCCACGGAGCACGGCCGCCGCAGCCTCGGTCGATCCGGAGTAGGCGCTCACGACGATCAGGTCGCGCAGACGCTCGAGCAGGTCCTCGACGAAGCGGCGCGGGTCCTGGCCTGTCTGGATCACGCGGTCGACGGCGCCAAAGGCCGAAGAGGCGTTGCGTTCCCCGAGCGCGTCGACGACGTCGCTCAGAAGTGCACCGTGCGTGTAGCCGAGGAGGGCGACAGCTCGTTCGTATTGCACGCTCGACCCCTCGGAGCCGGCGATGAGCTGGTCGAGCAGCGACAGCGTGTCCCGCACGCTTCCCCCGCCGGCGCGCACGACGAGCGGCAGCACGCCGGGCTCGACCGCGACGTTCTCACTCTCGCTGAGCTGGTGCACGTATTCGAGCATCTGCGCGGGCGGCACGAGCCGGAACGGGTAGTGATGGGTGCGGGATCGGATCGTTCCGATGACCTTGTCCGGCTCGGTCGTCGCGAAGATGAACTTCACGTGCTCCGGCGGCTCCTCGACGATCTTGAGCAGCGCATTGAACCCGCCCGAGGTCACCATGTGCGCCTCGTCGAGGATGAAGATCTTGTAGCGGTCGCGGGACGGGGCGAAGATCGCTCGTTCGCGCAGATCGCGGGCGTCGTCGACGCCACCGTGGCTCGCGGCGTCGATCTCGACGACGTCCATCGATCCGGAGCCGTCGCGGCTCAACTCGACGCAGCTCGGACAGACTCCACACGGGGTGTCGGTCGGGCCATCGACGCAGTTGAGGCAGCGGGCGAGGATGCGCGCGGAGGTGGTTTTTCCGCATCCGCGGGGGCCACTGAACAGGTAGGCGTGATTGACCCGGTCATTGCGCAACGCGGTGCGTAGCGGATCGGTCACCTGAGACTGGCCGATGAGTTCGGCAAAGGTCTCCGGACGATACCGGCGGTAAAGAGCTGTGGCCACCCGTCCAGAGTAGTCGCGACCACTGGCACTGAACTGCGGCGGTTGTCTTAACGCGTGAAAGCCGGTGGTGCGAGCTGCGAGGACCGAAAGTCGCCGCTCATACGCCGGCGCGCACGCGTCTGGCGCGCGACCCCGCCGCCCAACGATCCCAGTCCACTCAATCGCATCCGCCGTCCCCGCGAGCCGCGGCTCACGCAGGAGAATCTGCGACACGTCTCGTCGTGATACCGCGAGTTTCGGCGAGTCCGCCGAAACTCCTTGACTGGGTCACGGCACTACCTGCACGCCGCCGTCCGCAGAAACATGCCCGCTGAAACATGCCCGCCGAATTGATCGCTTTTCCCACCCCACTCCAACAGCTCCTCCTCCTCATCGAGCTCTGCCTTTCCAGATCCCCGTATGCGCGCGCCGGCACCTCCAACTCCACCCCCGCGGTCAGGCTCAGGGCATGACCGACGTTCTCTGCACGCTTGGACACGTCGCGAGCCGTCAGTCTCTGACCTCCCGAGGAATCGCACCGGGACAGCTGCGACGGGCCGTGGCGACAGGGCGAATTCAGCGGCTTCGCCGCGGCGTCTACGGATGCGCACACGTCGACGAGCAGATCGCTCGGGCCGCTACGATCGGCGGTGCGCTCACCTGCGTATCGGTGCTGCGCTCCCACGGCGTGTGGGCCGGTGATTCTCTTCGTCTCCACCTTCAGCTGCCGCCCACCTCGTCCGCGACGCAGGATCCGAGTGCGCAATTTCACTGGGCGCGGCCACGCTTCGGCCTTCAAAGCCCCTGGGAGGTAACACCGCTGCAGTCGCTGTGGCAGGCGCTGCACTGTCTCGACGAGGAGAACGCGATTGCGGCGATGGAGTCCGCGATGTGGACTGGGTTTCTTCGACCGGAGCAGATCAGGCAGCTCGCGCTTCACGCTCCTCGGAGGCTGCAGGACGGCATCCGGCGCATGGTCAACAACAGCGGGTCGGGCAACGAGACGATCGTTCGCCTGCGACTTGAACGCGCGGGGTTCACCGTGGTCGCGCAGGGCCACGTGCCCGGTATGGGCCACCAGGACCTCGTCGTCGACGACTGCGTCGGACTCGATGTCGACGGGAGAGCATGGCACGAGGGGAACGACCGATTCGCTACGGACCGGGACCGCGACGTGCAGGCCGAGGGGCTGGGGCGCCATTCGCTGCGGATTCGCACCGCACACATCTTCAGGACCTGGCCGCACACTCTCGCGGTAATCGAGCGGGCCGTGGCGGATGCTCGGCGGGACCGCGAACGGCGTCGCGGGCGCGTGATCGTCAGATTCGACGATCCGTTCTAGACCCGCTTCGGCGACGCCCGGTAACTCCACACGACTCGACTCGACACGACACGACACGACACGACAACACGGCCGCAAGTCAGGAGAAACTGCGACTCGCCGCGCACACTCTGCAACCACGTCGGCGTGGCGCCGAATCTCCTCCGTTAGCGGGGGCCCGGCGGTCGGTGCGACATTCGGTCGGTGCGACATTCGATGGCGCGCCACACCGTGAATTCTCGCGGCACGGCAAAAGAAAAGACCCCTCGCGCACCCGCCAGAGCCCGGTTACCCTTGCTACGTTTCCGTCCTGGGGGAGTTGGCCTGGATGGCGCCACGCGAGGAGCCGTCACTCAGTTTAGCCGTCTACCGTGGGGCGATGCACATCGTTATCGCCGGAGGCCACGGAAAAATCGCCCTACTACTGTCCCGCCTACTCGCGGATGCCGGCCACAGGCCGACTGGACTCATCCGCGATCCTGAGCAGTCAGCCGACCTGAGGTCCGCAGGGGCCGAACCGGTGGTGCTCGACCTCGAGAAGAGCACGAAGGAGCAGGTCGCCTCGGCGCTCACCGGCGCGGACGCCGTCGTCTTCGCGGCAGGATCCGGACCCGACAGCGGCCCGGAGCGCAAGCTCACCGTCGACCGTGACGGTGCCGTTCTGCTCGCCGAGGCCGCCGTCGCCGCAGGCGTCAGGCGATTTGTGGTCGTCTCCTCGATCGGCGCCGACGAGTACGACCCGTCGTCGAACGACGGGATG comes from the Marisediminicola antarctica genome and includes:
- a CDS encoding DNA polymerase III subunit gamma and tau, whose product is MATALYRRYRPETFAELIGQSQVTDPLRTALRNDRVNHAYLFSGPRGCGKTTSARILARCLNCVDGPTDTPCGVCPSCVELSRDGSGSMDVVEIDAASHGGVDDARDLRERAIFAPSRDRYKIFILDEAHMVTSGGFNALLKIVEEPPEHVKFIFATTEPDKVIGTIRSRTHHYPFRLVPPAQMLEYVHQLSESENVAVEPGVLPLVVRAGGGSVRDTLSLLDQLIAGSEGSSVQYERAVALLGYTHGALLSDVVDALGERNASSAFGAVDRVIQTGQDPRRFVEDLLERLRDLIVVSAYSGSTEAAAAVLRGIPQDELDHMAQQAQMFGTTELSRAADVVNAALTEMTGATSPRLHLELMIARVLIPASDATNRGALARVERLERRVGVETDAGVETPDAPAARAATQPVAAPTTPAPASAASTASPTVAPTAAQPAAASVAVQPPAEVPEPAAPAANAPVTLGQVKDAWPEILDAVQKAKRTAWMVVFNSHVVDLRDDVLVLSFVSENDVASFKQQQGVGQGVSEFLRRAIVEVLGIRVKFVARVDAAAHAKSAPATIAAPATEPAAPAAPAAGPAVPAARAAAATTVPAKAPAAQAPAARAPAVRARPTTTWATVAVPDSAPIDTPASGPAPVAEQPTPPASPPAGQSSAGQPSAQAVQPAPPLAPSRPVSLDGSPPDVEPVEEADREPEPEYEPDYSSPIVGSSAPQGTQRPQQPHEPQQPQQPHEPQASAPAAPARPVARKVTIDKARYGESVVREILGASFIEEQAVAPRVTPRID
- a CDS encoding type IV toxin-antitoxin system AbiEi family antitoxin domain-containing protein; the encoded protein is MTDVLCTLGHVASRQSLTSRGIAPGQLRRAVATGRIQRLRRGVYGCAHVDEQIARAATIGGALTCVSVLRSHGVWAGDSLRLHLQLPPTSSATQDPSAQFHWARPRFGLQSPWEVTPLQSLWQALHCLDEENAIAAMESAMWTGFLRPEQIRQLALHAPRRLQDGIRRMVNNSGSGNETIVRLRLERAGFTVVAQGHVPGMGHQDLVVDDCVGLDVDGRAWHEGNDRFATDRDRDVQAEGLGRHSLRIRTAHIFRTWPHTLAVIERAVADARRDRERRRGRVIVRFDDPF
- a CDS encoding SDR family oxidoreductase, which encodes MHIVIAGGHGKIALLLSRLLADAGHRPTGLIRDPEQSADLRSAGAEPVVLDLEKSTKEQVASALTGADAVVFAAGSGPDSGPERKLTVDRDGAVLLAEAAVAAGVRRFVVVSSIGADEYDPSSNDGMQIYLKAKSEADAAVRALDLDWTIVRPGGLTNDEPTGLVTVAERSDRSSISRADVAAVFAAVLETDQTIGKQFEVVGGSTPIAEALTGLGGPTKAE